A window of the Isosphaera pallida ATCC 43644 genome harbors these coding sequences:
- a CDS encoding nicotinate phosphoribosyltransferase, whose product MTAEPHSNPLSPERHHGPRLDPQALGLVTDLYQLTMMAGYRARGVHQRPAIFEVFIRRLPPGRGAMIFAGLEPLLQDLVNLRFSAEQIEWLKSLAIFQNATIPSAFWEELAVLRFTGDVWAMREGEVAFANEPLMRVQAPLSEAQWIESYVLASLSYPTLVATKAARMVQAAKGRPVIDFGLRRGHGPHAGLLAARVGWIAGFAGTSHVEAARLWNIPAFGTMAHAWIQSYGEERETDAFAEFAALFPHAPTVLVDTFETLEGIRKAARIHPPVAAIRLDSGDLPNLARRARAILDDHQRSSTRIFASGDLDEYKIDALTRAEVPIDAFGVGTEFITGGDIPKLSIVYKLVELDGRPVIKRAEGKRTHPFGKQVWRSQDCVGIFRGDYVTHRDESAEGEPLLIPAIAGGRLVEPRPNLETIRAYCADRWANIPAELRDLQHPGTYPVSYSERLERASRAMGL is encoded by the coding sequence ATGACCGCCGAACCTCACTCCAACCCTCTTTCTCCGGAGCGTCATCATGGGCCGCGTCTGGATCCCCAGGCGTTAGGACTGGTGACCGACCTGTATCAACTCACCATGATGGCCGGTTACCGCGCGCGGGGTGTCCATCAAAGACCCGCGATCTTCGAGGTCTTCATTAGGCGATTGCCACCGGGCCGGGGTGCGATGATTTTCGCCGGGTTGGAACCACTGCTGCAGGATCTCGTCAACCTAAGATTCAGCGCAGAACAGATCGAGTGGCTCAAGAGCCTGGCGATCTTTCAAAACGCGACGATCCCCTCGGCGTTCTGGGAGGAACTGGCAGTCTTGCGATTCACCGGCGACGTCTGGGCCATGCGCGAGGGGGAAGTCGCCTTCGCTAACGAACCTTTGATGAGGGTGCAAGCCCCTTTGTCCGAAGCGCAGTGGATCGAGTCATATGTGCTAGCCAGCCTGAGTTATCCCACGTTGGTGGCCACCAAGGCAGCGCGGATGGTCCAGGCCGCGAAGGGACGTCCGGTCATCGACTTCGGTTTGAGGCGAGGACATGGTCCCCACGCTGGCTTGCTCGCGGCCCGCGTCGGCTGGATCGCCGGATTCGCCGGAACCAGCCACGTCGAGGCCGCCCGACTCTGGAACATTCCCGCCTTCGGCACGATGGCCCACGCCTGGATCCAAAGCTACGGCGAGGAGCGGGAAACGGACGCCTTCGCCGAGTTCGCCGCGCTCTTTCCCCACGCGCCCACCGTGTTGGTGGACACCTTCGAGACCCTTGAGGGTATCCGCAAAGCGGCTCGAATCCATCCCCCAGTGGCCGCGATTCGGTTGGACTCCGGCGACCTGCCCAACCTTGCCCGTCGCGCCCGCGCGATCCTGGACGATCACCAACGCAGTTCGACCCGCATCTTCGCCAGCGGCGACCTGGATGAGTACAAAATCGACGCCTTGACCCGCGCGGAGGTTCCTATTGATGCCTTCGGGGTCGGTACCGAGTTCATCACCGGCGGCGACATCCCTAAATTGTCGATAGTGTACAAATTGGTGGAACTCGATGGCCGTCCGGTGATCAAACGCGCTGAGGGCAAACGAACTCATCCCTTTGGCAAACAGGTCTGGCGTTCCCAAGATTGCGTTGGCATTTTCCGAGGCGATTATGTGACGCACCGTGACGAATCTGCCGAAGGGGAACCGCTTCTGATTCCCGCCATCGCCGGCGGACGATTGGTTGAACCCCGCCCCAACCTAGAGACCATTCGCGCCTATTGCGCCGATCGTTGGGCGAACATTCCCGCCGAATTGCGTGATCTCCAACATCCCGGGACCTATCCCGTCAGTTATTCGGAGCGGTTGGAACGCGCGTCGCGGGCAATGGGTCTTTAA
- a CDS encoding glucosamine-6-phosphate isomerase, with amino-acid sequence MTMTMNLLTTLDGSLMQGFLPRGWDLAKIDRLCGLSTAEAFARRDWWHPDFQPIGCGSLEEFDVMLGHEIAWSIKRCRDQARPAVLILPVGPMGMYRWAVYFLKEWGVCCDHVHGFNMDEWSDAQGMTLPPSDPGAFRNAMETAFYGPLGSAAPPESQRFFATADHLPEYAQRIGDLRKSGGELIVIFGIGRVCHIAFWEPHFIEDYPDLAAWKADTHRIGAKLHPLTIEQNALTSFKSRTTLVPAFANTIGPGLFLTADRIIGGADGAFGRGMQWQGMSLRMTLGYSPDPWVPSSFMPTLPGRLFHLTELTQPLEPEMN; translated from the coding sequence ATGACGATGACGATGAATTTGCTAACCACGCTTGATGGTTCGCTGATGCAGGGATTTTTGCCTCGTGGTTGGGATCTGGCCAAAATTGATCGGCTTTGTGGGTTGTCCACGGCCGAAGCGTTTGCTCGCCGAGACTGGTGGCATCCGGATTTCCAACCCATTGGCTGCGGCTCACTGGAGGAGTTCGACGTGATGCTCGGCCACGAGATCGCCTGGTCGATCAAGCGTTGCCGAGACCAAGCGCGGCCGGCCGTGCTCATCCTGCCGGTGGGACCGATGGGAATGTATCGCTGGGCCGTCTACTTCCTCAAGGAGTGGGGGGTGTGCTGCGACCATGTTCACGGCTTCAACATGGACGAGTGGTCCGACGCCCAAGGAATGACCCTGCCGCCCAGCGATCCGGGGGCGTTTCGCAACGCGATGGAAACGGCGTTTTATGGTCCCCTCGGCTCGGCCGCCCCGCCAGAGTCGCAACGCTTCTTCGCCACCGCCGATCATTTGCCAGAATATGCTCAACGGATCGGCGATCTTCGCAAGTCCGGGGGTGAACTGATTGTCATTTTTGGGATTGGGCGGGTTTGCCACATCGCCTTCTGGGAACCCCACTTCATCGAGGATTACCCCGACCTTGCCGCTTGGAAAGCCGACACCCACCGGATCGGAGCCAAGCTCCATCCGTTGACCATCGAGCAAAACGCCCTGACCAGCTTCAAGAGCCGCACCACCTTGGTTCCCGCCTTCGCCAACACGATCGGCCCTGGACTGTTCCTCACCGCCGATCGAATCATCGGTGGTGCCGACGGCGCGTTTGGACGGGGCATGCAGTGGCAGGGAATGAGTCTACGCATGACTCTGGGATATAGCCCCGACCCTTGGGTACCCTCCTCTTTCATGCCGACCTTGCCCGGACGGTTGTTCCATCTCACCGAACTGACCCAACCTCTCGAACCCGAAATGAACTAG
- a CDS encoding carotenoid oxygenase family protein, translating to MNLGRRDVLKQSLVWGVAAASGRRGWAAGSDDQTFDEPRPLPHAASFQSQWLRSGPWVPVFDERHAANLKVVHGTIPRSLRGVFLRNGPNPLYEPVGGYTFPFDGDGMIHAVEFADGKASYRNRLIRTPWVEAEMTAQRPLYGGIAAVMHRPDSKSLPPGAPTTGGKNAANTHVVAHAGTILALYEAGLPYQLDLDLNTLGPYDFNGRLQGAMTAHPKIDPETGELLFFRYAPIRPYLVFFIADARGVITHHRPIDLPRPVMIHDFACTPNYVIVPDCPAVFSIAAALLGKPILQWMPAFPARLGVIPRRSDHPAEPIWFEFDPFFCYHLLNAYETCDPQTNQVVSITVDLVKRSGFEIDGDPEKVKDDPGLLTRYELDLVHKTARVHLLDDRDVEFPRLNDRRAGRKNRFGYVAATGQAQTAAAFDSLVQHDFERNVTLVQTFGGNQWCGEGVFLPDPEGQGGEQEGWIITYTHDPAANQSFVALIDARDFAGPPAALIALPRRVPAGFHGSWVPLPL from the coding sequence ATGAATCTCGGGCGTCGCGACGTTTTGAAACAGAGTTTGGTTTGGGGAGTGGCCGCGGCGTCCGGCCGCCGGGGTTGGGCCGCCGGATCCGACGACCAAACCTTCGATGAACCCCGGCCCCTTCCGCACGCGGCTTCCTTCCAATCTCAGTGGCTGCGGTCCGGCCCCTGGGTTCCCGTCTTCGACGAACGCCATGCGGCCAACCTCAAGGTGGTCCACGGGACAATTCCCCGCAGCCTGCGCGGGGTGTTCCTCCGCAATGGTCCGAACCCCCTCTACGAACCGGTCGGCGGCTACACCTTCCCCTTCGACGGCGACGGCATGATCCACGCCGTCGAGTTCGCTGACGGCAAAGCCTCCTACCGCAACCGCCTCATCCGCACCCCCTGGGTCGAGGCCGAAATGACCGCTCAACGCCCGCTTTATGGCGGCATCGCCGCAGTCATGCACCGGCCCGATTCCAAGTCGTTGCCCCCCGGCGCTCCAACCACCGGCGGCAAGAACGCCGCCAACACCCACGTCGTGGCCCATGCCGGCACCATCCTGGCCCTCTATGAAGCCGGCCTGCCCTACCAACTCGACCTCGACCTCAATACCTTGGGACCCTACGACTTCAACGGACGACTCCAAGGCGCGATGACCGCCCACCCCAAGATCGATCCAGAGACCGGTGAATTGTTGTTTTTCCGTTATGCGCCGATCCGCCCCTACCTGGTGTTCTTCATCGCCGACGCCCGTGGCGTCATCACCCACCACCGCCCGATCGACCTGCCGCGGCCGGTCATGATTCATGATTTTGCATGCACGCCCAATTATGTGATTGTGCCTGACTGTCCAGCGGTTTTTAGCATCGCCGCAGCGCTTTTAGGCAAGCCGATCCTCCAATGGATGCCTGCCTTCCCTGCGCGTTTGGGGGTGATTCCCCGACGGTCCGATCACCCTGCCGAACCCATCTGGTTCGAGTTCGACCCCTTCTTCTGCTACCACCTGCTCAACGCTTATGAAACCTGCGACCCCCAAACCAACCAGGTTGTTTCGATCACGGTAGACCTGGTCAAACGCTCTGGCTTCGAGATCGACGGCGATCCAGAAAAGGTCAAAGACGACCCCGGTCTGTTGACGCGCTACGAACTCGACCTGGTCCACAAAACCGCCCGTGTTCACCTCCTCGACGACCGCGACGTGGAATTTCCCCGCCTGAATGACCGCCGCGCGGGTCGAAAGAATCGATTTGGATATGTGGCGGCCACTGGACAAGCTCAAACCGCGGCCGCCTTCGACAGCCTGGTGCAACACGATTTCGAGCGGAATGTCACCTTAGTCCAAACCTTCGGGGGCAACCAGTGGTGCGGCGAGGGGGTGTTCCTTCCCGACCCCGAAGGCCAAGGCGGGGAACAGGAGGGTTGGATCATCACCTATACCCACGACCCCGCGGCCAATCAAAGTTTCGTTGCCCTCATCGACGCCCGCGACTTCGCCGGGCCGCCCGCGGCCCTGATCGCGCTTCCCCGGAGGGTTCCCGCGGGGTTCCACGGTTCTTGGGTCCCCTTGCCTCTCTAA
- a CDS encoding DUF2357 domain-containing protein, translating into MISSNFYELKVKGPGDKIQFHERHSPAASTEPTRRGLSLHAAHHFAVSVARWGPNHPRLRLKLGEEILAEVPPGMARFETDQQPWLRNEFGESRILLEEVDEDGSARPLMIVDLQIIPRPEVVRDFRVMVEDLTEIHEGLALDVVGRGYTRKLFDGTVISRLQPRMVLDKLTDLYDHLRRALDLIAKQPSLTLHWNHRLARYRGGDRVAANAAARAARDPATRLDPQGRVVNLGKVLVRNAVLSDDLPEHRHIAEGLRRLESRSRGLAEHCRTSAQLLRKEQSRWGGQRTSGGPSVFEQRDLPRIEALLEQAREAEELAERFGDLLRTHDFLRHAGPPRTVLAPTPTFLGRTAYREVYRCLIQSRDPLGLLVDGDAFRISYRDLPTLYEYWCFLKTVAHLRNRFDLAGARSSFSLVDEIYRPELKPGQEFRFDAAPGVGLVVTYMPEFLEHRRADRAGHTYGAAFTKDPLRPDITVEVVFNDPNRPPVMLVLDAKSTDQFSPAKFRDLADYSRQIFDLRTGWQPIRQVVLLHRDRSFRPLANIPDYFEGRKLPPETILLGAVACSPERPGEVPANLALAIDLFLENQAGLPRPRAASSSVERPSPAHLDAF; encoded by the coding sequence ATGATTTCTTCCAACTTCTATGAGCTGAAAGTCAAAGGACCTGGCGACAAGATCCAGTTCCACGAGCGGCATTCCCCCGCCGCCTCCACGGAACCAACCCGCCGGGGTCTGTCGCTCCACGCGGCCCACCACTTCGCCGTTTCAGTGGCGCGTTGGGGACCCAACCACCCCCGCTTGCGTTTGAAACTCGGCGAGGAGATCCTCGCCGAGGTTCCACCCGGCATGGCTCGTTTCGAGACCGACCAGCAACCCTGGTTGCGCAACGAATTCGGCGAGAGCCGGATTTTGCTCGAAGAAGTTGACGAAGATGGATCAGCTCGCCCCCTCATGATTGTGGATCTTCAGATCATCCCCCGCCCCGAGGTGGTCCGCGACTTCCGGGTGATGGTCGAAGACCTCACTGAAATCCATGAAGGTTTGGCGCTGGATGTGGTAGGACGGGGCTACACCCGGAAACTGTTCGACGGCACGGTGATTTCCCGCCTGCAACCACGGATGGTGCTGGACAAGTTGACCGACCTGTATGATCACCTTCGTCGCGCGTTGGATCTGATCGCCAAGCAGCCGTCGCTGACTCTGCACTGGAACCATCGGTTGGCCCGTTATCGCGGCGGCGATCGGGTGGCCGCCAACGCCGCGGCCCGCGCCGCCCGCGATCCGGCGACCCGATTGGACCCCCAAGGACGGGTGGTCAACCTGGGCAAGGTACTCGTGCGCAACGCCGTCCTCAGCGACGACCTGCCTGAACATCGGCACATTGCCGAAGGTCTGCGGCGGCTTGAGAGCCGCTCACGCGGTCTGGCCGAGCACTGCCGCACCTCCGCCCAACTGCTCCGCAAGGAGCAGTCCCGATGGGGCGGCCAACGAACCTCGGGAGGCCCCTCGGTCTTTGAACAACGCGACCTCCCCCGCATTGAAGCGCTGCTAGAGCAAGCCCGCGAGGCGGAGGAGTTGGCCGAACGGTTCGGCGACCTGCTGCGTACCCATGACTTTCTGCGTCATGCCGGCCCCCCCCGGACTGTTTTAGCCCCCACCCCCACCTTTCTGGGACGTACCGCCTACCGCGAGGTGTACCGCTGCTTGATACAATCCCGCGACCCTCTGGGATTGCTGGTCGATGGCGACGCCTTCCGCATCTCCTATCGGGATCTGCCCACCCTTTACGAGTATTGGTGCTTCCTCAAGACGGTCGCTCACTTGCGCAACCGTTTCGACCTAGCCGGAGCCCGCTCTAGCTTCAGTCTGGTGGACGAGATTTACCGCCCCGAACTCAAACCAGGACAGGAATTCCGCTTCGATGCGGCCCCTGGAGTGGGTCTGGTGGTCACCTACATGCCGGAGTTTCTGGAACATCGTCGCGCCGATCGCGCGGGTCACACCTATGGCGCGGCCTTCACCAAAGACCCGTTGCGGCCCGACATCACCGTGGAGGTGGTCTTCAACGACCCCAACCGGCCTCCAGTCATGCTCGTGCTGGACGCCAAATCAACCGACCAGTTCAGCCCAGCCAAGTTCCGCGACCTTGCCGACTACTCTCGTCAGATTTTCGACCTTCGAACCGGCTGGCAGCCGATTCGTCAGGTCGTGTTGCTCCACCGCGACCGCTCGTTCCGCCCTCTGGCGAACATCCCCGACTATTTCGAGGGCCGCAAGCTTCCGCCCGAAACCATCCTCCTCGGCGCGGTAGCCTGCTCTCCAGAACGCCCGGGTGAAGTTCCGGCCAACCTCGCCTTGGCCATCGACCTGTTTCTGGAGAATCAAGCCGGCCTTCCTCGGCCTCGTGCCGCGTCCTCCTCAGTCGAGCGCCCCTCCCCGGCCCATCTCGACGCGTTCTGA
- a CDS encoding MutS-related protein translates to MASSNDTQSATSGFVPTLSSSRPVESRATASSTPPLGEPARIYQERLESRRRELLDCDRRVEMIANARLLLFVLGLVALIAAASTSFVPWWSLIPLALGFTVLVLLNGRLDRLAERARRAVAFHERGLARLEDRWTGTGPTGERYLDAAADHPYAADLDLFGNGSVFQWLCVARTRVGEQTLADWLLHPAPREVVIARQQAVAELAERLEFREDLALLGSDVRTGIEPGTLIRWAVEEPRLTQSWAPPLAALSSLATLVTLLAWMVGITGPSPFLTMALGLILFHRAFRARIAPAVESIETHARELELLAELLGRFEAETFQAPHLVTLQEKLKVEGHPPSERIARLSRLANLYANMRNALFAPLGGLLMWPLQFGFRIDAWRRESGPKVGEWLHALGELEALASLATARFENPEDPFPELVDPSQGPVFHAEGLGHPLIPRAINVRNDVNLGKPVTLMIVSGSNMSGKSTLLRSVGVAAVLAQTGGTVRARRLTLSPLVIGGTLRVQDSLQQGKSRFYAELTRVRQLVDLANGDRPLLFLLDELFSGTNSHDRRLGAEAVVRGLLDRGAIGFMTTHDLALAHLVEHLGDRAINVHFEDHLEDGKLVFDHIMKPGVVTKSNAIALMRAVGLNV, encoded by the coding sequence GTGGCTTCTAGCAATGACACTCAGTCGGCAACCTCCGGGTTCGTGCCGACCCTTTCCTCCTCTCGGCCGGTCGAGTCCCGAGCAACTGCGTCGTCCACGCCGCCTCTAGGCGAACCGGCTCGGATTTACCAAGAGCGTCTGGAGTCCCGTCGTCGGGAACTTCTTGACTGCGATCGACGCGTCGAAATGATCGCCAACGCGCGTTTATTGCTGTTCGTGCTAGGTTTGGTTGCGTTGATCGCGGCGGCCTCCACCTCCTTCGTTCCGTGGTGGAGTTTGATTCCGTTGGCGTTGGGGTTCACGGTCCTCGTTTTACTTAACGGCCGACTCGACCGCTTGGCCGAGCGGGCCCGGCGGGCGGTGGCATTCCATGAACGCGGGTTGGCCCGTTTGGAAGATCGCTGGACCGGTACCGGACCCACCGGGGAACGTTACCTCGATGCCGCGGCCGATCATCCCTACGCCGCGGATCTGGACCTGTTCGGGAACGGCTCGGTCTTCCAATGGCTTTGCGTGGCCCGAACCCGGGTGGGCGAGCAGACCCTGGCCGACTGGCTGCTTCATCCCGCGCCCCGCGAGGTCGTGATCGCCCGACAACAGGCCGTGGCGGAGTTAGCCGAGCGTCTGGAGTTCCGCGAGGATCTCGCCTTGCTAGGCAGCGATGTGCGAACCGGCATCGAACCCGGAACCTTGATCCGCTGGGCCGTCGAGGAACCCCGCCTAACCCAATCCTGGGCCCCGCCGCTGGCGGCGTTGAGCTCGTTGGCGACCCTGGTAACCCTCCTGGCCTGGATGGTGGGGATCACCGGACCTTCACCCTTTCTGACGATGGCTCTTGGATTGATCCTGTTTCATCGCGCGTTTCGAGCGCGAATCGCTCCGGCGGTCGAATCGATCGAAACCCACGCGCGCGAACTGGAGTTACTGGCTGAACTGCTGGGACGCTTCGAGGCCGAGACCTTTCAAGCTCCCCACCTGGTGACGCTTCAGGAAAAACTGAAGGTCGAAGGCCATCCGCCCTCGGAACGGATCGCCCGGCTCAGTCGATTGGCCAATCTGTACGCCAACATGCGCAACGCCCTGTTCGCCCCATTAGGTGGTCTGCTGATGTGGCCGCTCCAATTCGGTTTTCGGATCGATGCCTGGCGGCGCGAGTCCGGTCCGAAGGTGGGAGAGTGGCTTCACGCCCTCGGGGAACTGGAAGCGTTGGCCTCGCTGGCCACCGCACGGTTCGAGAATCCCGAAGATCCGTTCCCAGAATTGGTGGATCCCTCTCAAGGACCAGTCTTTCACGCTGAAGGATTAGGTCATCCTTTGATTCCCCGCGCTATCAACGTCCGCAACGATGTCAACCTCGGCAAACCCGTGACCCTCATGATTGTGAGTGGTTCCAACATGTCGGGCAAAAGCACCTTGTTGCGCTCGGTGGGAGTCGCGGCCGTTCTCGCTCAAACCGGCGGGACTGTGCGAGCGCGTCGCTTGACCCTCTCGCCCCTGGTAATAGGCGGCACCCTTCGGGTGCAGGATTCGCTCCAACAAGGCAAGTCGCGGTTCTACGCCGAATTAACTCGGGTTCGCCAACTCGTTGATCTCGCCAACGGCGACCGCCCTCTCCTATTCTTGCTCGATGAACTGTTCAGCGGCACCAACTCGCATGATCGCCGCTTGGGAGCCGAAGCCGTCGTCAGGGGATTGCTCGATCGGGGCGCGATCGGTTTCATGACCACGCACGACCTAGCGCTAGCCCACCTGGTCGAGCACCTAGGCGATCGTGCCATCAACGTCCATTTTGAGGATCATCTTGAAGACGGCAAACTCGTCTTTGACCACATCATGAAGCCCGGCGTGGTCACCAAAAGCAATGCAATCGCCCTCATGCGCGCTGTCGGTCTGAACGTCTGA
- a CDS encoding TlpA family protein disulfide reductase: MTRFFALPIACVLALVGATTAFAQDATLKVGDPAPKIQVKEFVQGEKVESFEKNQVYVIEFWATWCPPCRTSIPHLNELQKKYGDKVVIIGLNAFEPDAEKKVKPFIEKMGDKMTYRVALDEVPEGSNPSEGFMAKNWMMAAKQRGIPTAFIVADGKIAWIGHPMSMDEPLKTIVSANIN; encoded by the coding sequence ATGACGCGATTCTTCGCTCTCCCCATCGCCTGCGTGCTGGCGCTCGTTGGCGCGACCACCGCCTTTGCCCAAGACGCCACCCTGAAGGTCGGCGACCCTGCGCCTAAGATTCAGGTCAAAGAGTTCGTTCAGGGTGAGAAGGTTGAGTCGTTCGAGAAGAACCAGGTCTATGTCATCGAGTTCTGGGCGACCTGGTGCCCGCCCTGCCGCACTTCGATTCCCCACCTCAACGAACTCCAGAAGAAGTACGGCGACAAGGTCGTCATCATTGGGCTGAACGCTTTTGAGCCGGACGCCGAAAAGAAGGTCAAGCCGTTCATCGAAAAGATGGGTGACAAGATGACCTACCGCGTAGCGCTGGACGAGGTTCCCGAAGGATCCAACCCCTCCGAAGGATTTATGGCCAAGAATTGGATGATGGCGGCCAAGCAGCGGGGTATCCCCACCGCCTTCATCGTGGCCGACGGTAAAATCGCTTGGATTGGTCATCCGATGTCGATGGACGAGCCGCTCAAAACGATCGTCAGCGCCAACATCAACTGA
- the aspS gene encoding aspartate--tRNA ligase: MLKRTHTCGELNASHIGQTVTLNGWVDGWRDLGGLTFIDLRDRYGVTQIVFEPDDSGLQARAQELRAEWVVGVQGIVAARLPGKENPKLTTGAIEVRATALDVFNQAKTPPFDIRGVAGEANEELRLKYRFLDLRRPEQQKVLILRHRLNQTLRRVMSQHGFLEIETPILGRSTPEGARDFLVPSRIHPGAFYALPQSPQLYKQLLMVAGYDRYFQIARCFRDEDLRANRQPEFTQLDVEMSFVEFEDVLDTIELLIVELAREFAGMDLSRPLPRLDYRDAMERYGVDRPDLRFGMELHDLADLAAHTEFQVFKQALDYGYRIRGLCAPGAARYSRKDLDGLTEFVKTLGAKGLVWLKVEETGLNGPAAKFLPESIQTQLRERFQARVGDLMLIVADAEATTHQCLAALRAKLGGDLKLYDPASFHFSWVVKFPLLAWDAEEGRFVAEHHPFTMPLPEDLPLLQTDPAKVRAQAYDLVINGEEAGGGTIRCHDPAIQARIFELLGLTPDQAEEKFGFLLSALRLGAPPHGGIALGLDRLVMLFAGLTSIRDCIAFPKTAKGADLMTGAPAPVEPRQLRDLRIKTLVDPV, encoded by the coding sequence ATGCTCAAACGCACTCATACCTGCGGCGAATTGAACGCCTCCCATATTGGTCAGACGGTCACGCTCAACGGCTGGGTGGATGGTTGGCGCGACCTGGGCGGGTTGACCTTCATCGACCTACGCGACCGCTACGGGGTGACCCAAATCGTCTTCGAGCCCGACGACTCCGGTCTCCAAGCCCGCGCCCAGGAACTCCGCGCGGAGTGGGTCGTCGGAGTCCAAGGAATCGTCGCCGCCCGCCTGCCCGGCAAGGAAAACCCCAAGCTCACCACCGGGGCCATCGAAGTTCGGGCTACGGCCCTTGACGTGTTCAACCAGGCCAAAACCCCCCCCTTCGATATCCGAGGGGTCGCTGGCGAAGCCAACGAGGAACTTCGGCTCAAATATCGCTTCCTTGACCTACGCCGCCCTGAACAACAAAAAGTGTTGATCCTTCGCCATCGGCTCAACCAGACTTTGCGGCGGGTCATGTCTCAACACGGCTTCCTGGAGATTGAAACCCCCATCCTGGGCCGCAGTACCCCCGAAGGCGCGCGTGACTTCCTGGTGCCCAGCCGGATCCATCCCGGCGCGTTCTACGCTCTGCCCCAGTCCCCGCAACTCTACAAACAGCTCCTGATGGTCGCCGGCTACGACCGCTACTTCCAAATCGCCCGCTGCTTCCGCGACGAGGACCTCCGCGCGAACCGTCAACCAGAATTCACTCAACTCGACGTCGAAATGTCGTTTGTTGAATTCGAGGACGTTCTAGACACCATCGAACTTCTGATCGTGGAATTGGCGCGCGAGTTCGCGGGCATGGACCTCTCCCGACCCCTACCCCGCCTCGACTACCGCGACGCCATGGAACGCTACGGAGTCGATCGCCCCGACCTGCGTTTCGGCATGGAACTCCACGACCTCGCCGACCTGGCCGCCCACACGGAGTTCCAGGTCTTCAAGCAAGCGCTCGATTACGGCTACCGAATTCGCGGCCTGTGCGCTCCCGGCGCCGCCCGTTACAGCCGCAAAGACCTGGACGGCCTCACTGAGTTCGTCAAAACCCTCGGAGCCAAAGGACTCGTTTGGCTCAAAGTCGAGGAGACCGGCCTGAACGGGCCGGCAGCCAAGTTTCTTCCCGAATCCATTCAAACCCAACTGCGTGAACGGTTCCAGGCGCGGGTGGGCGATCTCATGTTGATCGTCGCTGACGCTGAGGCGACCACCCATCAGTGCCTCGCCGCCCTTCGAGCCAAGCTCGGTGGCGATCTCAAGCTGTACGACCCTGCGTCGTTTCACTTTTCTTGGGTCGTAAAGTTTCCCCTGTTGGCTTGGGACGCGGAGGAAGGCCGGTTTGTCGCCGAACACCACCCCTTTACCATGCCCTTGCCGGAAGACCTCCCGCTGCTTCAGACCGACCCCGCCAAAGTTCGCGCCCAGGCTTACGACCTGGTTATCAACGGCGAGGAGGCCGGCGGCGGCACCATTCGGTGTCACGACCCGGCCATTCAAGCCCGCATCTTTGAACTCTTGGGCCTGACCCCCGACCAAGCCGAGGAGAAATTCGGCTTTCTGCTCTCGGCCCTGAGACTCGGCGCGCCGCCGCATGGCGGCATCGCGCTGGGACTCGATCGCCTGGTCATGCTGTTCGCCGGTCTGACCAGTATCCGGGACTGCATCGCCTTTCCCAAAACCGCCAAAGGGGCGGACCTCATGACCGGAGCCCCCGCGCCGGTCGAACCCCGCCAACTCCGCGACCTGAGGATCAAGACCCTGGTCGATCCCGTCTGA